The genomic interval ACCTGGGCGGTGCCGCTGCGCAATTCGGACTCGAAAGGCGCATAGTAAGTCCGTACCGTCTCCCAGTAGTTGGCCAGCTGCTGCAGACCATCGCGGTCGAGCTGCGGGTCCCAGATCGACCCTTCGAGTGCCGCCAACAGGGCATTCATGTTCGGCTGTGCGGTGAGACCGGAGACCGAAGAGAGTGCCGCATCGACGATATCAACACCGGCCTGGGCGGCCATCATCAGCATCGCGCCGCCATTGCTCGACGTATCGTGAGTGTGAAGATGCACCGGGATGCCGATCTCGTTCTTCAGCGCCTTGACCAGTTTTTCAGCAGCAAACGGCTTGAGTAGACCGGCCATATCCTTGATGGCGAGAATATGGGCACCCATCCGCTCCAGTTCCTTCGCCATGTCGACGTAGTACTGCAACGGATACTTGTCCCGTTTCAGGTCGAGGATATCGCCGGTGTAGCAGATCGCCGCCTCGCAGATAGCGCCTTCTTTGCACACCGCCTCCATGGCGACCTGCATTCCCCTGGTCCAGTTCAGCGAATCAAAGACGCGGAAGATATCAATCCCGCTTTGGGCCGCCTGCCTGACGAATTCCTGCACCACGTTGTCCGGATAATTGGTATAGCCGACAGCGTTGGAACCGCGCAGCAACATCTGGAAACAGATATTGGGAATCTTGGCCCGCAGTCGATCGAGTCTTTCCCAGGGATCCTCATTGAGGAAGCGCATCGAGACATCAAAGGTTGCCCCGCCCCACATTTCCAGCGAGAACAGTCCGCCGCCGAGATGCGCGGTGGCGGTGGCAATCCGATCGAGATCGCGGGTCCGAAAACGGGTCGCCATCAACGACTGATGGGCATCGCGCATGGTGGTATCGGTCAGCAGCAGGCTCTTGTTGCCGCGAGCCCATGCGGCCAGGCCCTCGGGCCCCTTTTCACGCAGGATATCGCGACTGCCGCGAGGCAGCTGTTTCCCGTAAGGAATATCCGGGACTTCGGGCTCGCGCAGATCCTTGAACCGCAACCTCTTTTCCGGCGCGATACCGGGATAACCATTGACGGTGGTATGCCCGATCCAGGAGAGGATCTTGTTGGCGCGATCCTTCTTGACCGGCAGTTCAAAAACTTCGGGATGATTGTCAAGGAAGGAGGTGTTGCAGTTGCTGGCCAGAAATTCCGGATGGGTGATGACATTTTCCAGGAACCCGATATTGGTTTTCACTCCGCGGATACGGAATTCCTGAAGCGCCCGATTCATGGTGCGGGAGGCCTGGACGAGGTCGCGACCGAACGTTGAAACCTTGACCAGCATCGAATCGTAATGGGGAGTGATTTCAGCACCGGCATAGGCACTGCCGGCATCGAGCCGCACCCCGAGACCGGCCGCCGAGCGATAGACTTTGAGGGTGCCGAAATCGGGAGCGAAGTTGTTGGCCGGGTCTTCGGTGGTGATCCGGCACTGAATCGCCGCGCCGCGCAGTTCGATGTCCTGCTGGCTGCTGATACCGATTTCGGGATCAGAAAGTTTGCAGCCCGCAGCCACCATGATCTGCGCCTGGACCAGGTTGCGCATGGTGACCAGTTCGGTAACCGTATGTTCGACCTGGATGCGCGGATTCACCTCGATGAAATAGAACTTGCCGTCACCATCCATTAGGAACTCGACGGTCCCGGCATTGGAATAACCGACCGCGTTGCCGATCGCCAGGGCATAGTCACAGACCTGGTCGCGTTGATCCCCGGTCAGCGAAAGGGCCGGGGCGACTTCGATGACCTTCTGGTGACGACGCTGGATCGAGCAGTCGCGCTCGTAGAAATGAACCAGGTTGCCATGCTGGTCGCCGAGCAACTGGACTTCGATATGCTTCGGATTCTCGATGTAGCGTTCGAGAAACACGGCCGCATTGCCGAACGAGGCCTCGGCTTCACTGGCCGCCGAACGCAATCCTTCCTTCAATTCCGTCTGGTTGCGAACGACCCGCATCCCCCGGCCCCCGCCGCCGGCCGAAGCCTTGATGATGATCGGATAGCCGGCATTCCTGGCGAACAGCAACGCCTCTTCTTCGGTCTGGACCGGCTTTTCGGTCCCCGGCACCAACGGGACGCCGGCCTGTTGCGCGACCTCGCGCCCGGCGACCTTGTCCCCGAGATCACGCATGATCTGTGCCGTCGGCCCGATAAAAGCGATACCGGCCCGTTCACAGGCCTCCGCGAACTCGGCATTCTCCGCCAGAAAACCATAGCCGGGATGAATGGCATCAACCTCCTTGCGGCGCGCCAGTTCGACGATCTCCTCGTAGTCGAGGTAGGCGTCGATCGGCCCCTTCCCCTTGCCGACCAGGTACGCCTCGTCAGCCTTGTAGCGATGCAGCGAAAGGCGATCCTGCTCCGAATAGATCGCGACCGTACCAATCCCCAGTTCGGTACAGGCGCGAAAGATACGGATTGCGATTTCCCCGCGGTTGGCCGCCATGATACGACGGAATTTTTTTACTGCCATGAAACCTCCTCCAGAGTCTGGCCACTGATTTTTGCCTCGCTAAAACGAAACCAATCAAATCCCGAAATATTTTACTGAAACTAAAATTCTGCTGTAAAGTTAAAGACTTACAGCGGTATCAACAGT from Geothermobacter hydrogeniphilus carries:
- a CDS encoding pyruvate carboxylase codes for the protein MAVKKFRRIMAANRGEIAIRIFRACTELGIGTVAIYSEQDRLSLHRYKADEAYLVGKGKGPIDAYLDYEEIVELARRKEVDAIHPGYGFLAENAEFAEACERAGIAFIGPTAQIMRDLGDKVAGREVAQQAGVPLVPGTEKPVQTEEEALLFARNAGYPIIIKASAGGGGRGMRVVRNQTELKEGLRSAASEAEASFGNAAVFLERYIENPKHIEVQLLGDQHGNLVHFYERDCSIQRRHQKVIEVAPALSLTGDQRDQVCDYALAIGNAVGYSNAGTVEFLMDGDGKFYFIEVNPRIQVEHTVTELVTMRNLVQAQIMVAAGCKLSDPEIGISSQQDIELRGAAIQCRITTEDPANNFAPDFGTLKVYRSAAGLGVRLDAGSAYAGAEITPHYDSMLVKVSTFGRDLVQASRTMNRALQEFRIRGVKTNIGFLENVITHPEFLASNCNTSFLDNHPEVFELPVKKDRANKILSWIGHTTVNGYPGIAPEKRLRFKDLREPEVPDIPYGKQLPRGSRDILREKGPEGLAAWARGNKSLLLTDTTMRDAHQSLMATRFRTRDLDRIATATAHLGGGLFSLEMWGGATFDVSMRFLNEDPWERLDRLRAKIPNICFQMLLRGSNAVGYTNYPDNVVQEFVRQAAQSGIDIFRVFDSLNWTRGMQVAMEAVCKEGAICEAAICYTGDILDLKRDKYPLQYYVDMAKELERMGAHILAIKDMAGLLKPFAAEKLVKALKNEIGIPVHLHTHDTSSNGGAMLMMAAQAGVDIVDAALSSVSGLTAQPNMNALLAALEGSIWDPQLDRDGLQQLANYWETVRTYYAPFESELRSGTAQVYEHEIPGGQYSNYKPQVEGLGLGHRWEECKQMYRKVNDMFGDLVKVTPSSKIVGDMAMFMIQNNLEPEDVMERGHELTFPQGVIDFFKGMIGQPYGGFPKELQKIILKDEEPLTCRPGELLEPVDLAAKKVELEKKLGHQVSDRDVLSAVLYPGVFEEFDRHRQTYSDTSVLPTPVFFYGLEVGEEVTIDIQEGKTLIIKLNAIGRVHEDGTRNIYYELNGMPRSAVVKDLSVETEGTAHVKADPDDEKQVGAPMPGKIFKLLVNVGDEVAEGDTLLATEAMKMETNVKAKLAGTVKEILFAEGDQVDQDDLLVVLA